In Microbacterium sp. 1.5R, the following are encoded in one genomic region:
- the hrpB gene encoding ATP-dependent helicase HrpB — protein MTAAAFDLAAIGAGLSFAAALDELGAALDGSGSVVVSAPPGTGKTTLVPPLLASRSSGRVIVTQPRRVAARAAARRLAHLDGSALGTRVGFTVRGERSAGAATRIEFVTAGVLLRRMIDDPGLDGVDAVILDEVHERALETDLLIGLLSEVRELRDDLVVVTMSATLDAARIASVLGTDDQPAPIVDHGVPAFPLTERWAPSPTPRLDERGVTWGFLDHVARTTTAAALELVRENPLADVLVFAPGAREVSEISRRIRDASAAFDVRELHGRIPAAEQDAVIRGRRPDEPPRIIVTTSLAESSLTVPGVRLVVDSCLSRHPQRDAARGMTGLVTTAASRSSCVQRAGRATRQGPGVVIRCVDERTYAAAPARPAPEIAVTDLADAALLLACWGAPGAEGLRMIDPPPRDNLADAVSVLRGLGAIDDEGRATAEGRALARIPADPRLARALRDGGPVVGSRLAAEVVAVLGGDLRIAEADVSQALITLRGGRTPDARRWRDDANRLERMVAPARDVRSDHDGIGLVIALAFPDRIAHRVERTADGAVFLLASGTRAGVTGPLAAVEWLAVADVARATARVAAGSGAIIRSAAVLTEAQMERAASHLLTDRVEAEFTGGRVQARRERRVGAILRSSSPVRPSAREGRDAVRRAILRDGLGMFAWSDAATAFRRRLALLRRELGGPWPDVSDAGLLGTLDDWLAPELDTLAGGTPAARVDLSSALRRLLPWPEAARLDELAPERLAVPSGSRIRITYPDPDDTSAPPVVAVKLQECFGWAETPRLVDGRVPVLFHLLSPAGRPLAVTDDLASFWSGPYAQVRAEMRGRYPRHPWPEDPWAAVPTKHTKNRAAR, from the coding sequence ATGACCGCCGCCGCCTTCGACCTCGCCGCCATCGGCGCCGGGCTCTCGTTCGCGGCCGCGCTGGACGAACTCGGGGCCGCGCTCGACGGGAGCGGATCAGTGGTCGTGAGCGCCCCACCCGGCACGGGCAAGACCACTCTCGTGCCGCCGCTGCTGGCGTCACGGTCGTCCGGGCGCGTGATCGTCACCCAGCCTCGCCGCGTCGCGGCTCGCGCCGCAGCCCGCCGCCTCGCTCATCTCGACGGCTCGGCGCTCGGCACCCGCGTGGGCTTCACCGTGCGCGGCGAGCGGTCGGCAGGTGCGGCGACCCGCATCGAGTTCGTCACCGCCGGAGTGCTGCTGCGTCGCATGATCGACGACCCCGGCCTCGACGGTGTGGATGCCGTCATCCTCGATGAGGTGCACGAGCGCGCACTCGAGACCGACCTGCTGATCGGCCTGCTCTCGGAGGTCCGCGAGCTGCGCGACGACCTCGTGGTCGTCACCATGTCGGCGACGCTGGATGCCGCGCGCATCGCCTCCGTCCTCGGCACCGACGACCAGCCCGCACCGATCGTCGACCACGGCGTGCCGGCGTTCCCTCTCACCGAGCGCTGGGCTCCCAGCCCGACGCCGCGCCTCGATGAGCGCGGTGTCACCTGGGGCTTCCTCGACCACGTCGCACGCACGACGACAGCGGCCGCACTCGAGCTGGTCCGCGAGAACCCTCTGGCGGATGTGCTGGTGTTCGCCCCGGGCGCGCGGGAGGTGTCGGAGATCAGCCGCCGCATCCGCGATGCGAGCGCGGCGTTCGACGTGCGAGAGCTGCACGGTCGGATCCCCGCGGCGGAGCAGGATGCCGTGATCCGCGGGCGTCGACCGGATGAGCCTCCGCGCATCATCGTGACGACTTCGCTCGCGGAGTCGTCGCTCACCGTGCCCGGAGTGCGCCTCGTCGTCGACAGCTGTCTGTCGCGGCATCCGCAGCGTGATGCCGCGCGCGGCATGACGGGTCTGGTCACGACTGCCGCGTCGCGCTCGTCATGCGTGCAGCGCGCCGGTCGCGCCACGCGCCAGGGACCGGGCGTCGTCATCCGCTGCGTCGACGAACGCACCTATGCGGCCGCCCCGGCCCGCCCGGCACCCGAGATCGCGGTGACCGACCTCGCGGATGCCGCCCTGCTGCTCGCCTGCTGGGGTGCCCCGGGTGCAGAAGGCCTGCGCATGATCGACCCGCCGCCCCGAGACAACCTAGCCGATGCCGTCTCTGTGCTACGCGGTCTCGGCGCGATCGACGACGAGGGCCGCGCCACGGCCGAGGGTCGAGCTCTCGCCCGGATCCCCGCCGACCCCCGGCTCGCCCGCGCTCTCCGTGACGGCGGCCCGGTCGTCGGCAGCCGTCTCGCCGCAGAGGTCGTCGCCGTGCTCGGCGGCGACCTGCGCATCGCCGAGGCCGACGTCTCACAGGCGCTCATCACCCTGCGCGGCGGACGGACACCGGACGCTCGCCGCTGGCGTGACGACGCGAACCGCCTCGAGCGCATGGTCGCTCCGGCGCGGGACGTGCGATCGGATCACGACGGCATCGGACTCGTGATCGCACTCGCGTTCCCCGACCGGATCGCGCATCGCGTCGAGCGCACCGCCGACGGAGCGGTCTTCCTCCTGGCATCCGGAACCCGTGCCGGAGTCACCGGCCCGCTCGCCGCAGTCGAGTGGCTCGCGGTCGCCGACGTCGCGCGGGCCACGGCGCGAGTGGCGGCCGGGTCAGGCGCGATCATCCGATCCGCGGCTGTGCTCACGGAAGCCCAGATGGAACGCGCTGCGAGCCACCTGCTGACCGACCGAGTCGAGGCGGAGTTCACGGGAGGTCGCGTGCAGGCGCGCCGTGAGCGCCGCGTCGGTGCGATCCTGCGTTCGTCCTCGCCCGTGCGCCCCTCTGCTCGAGAGGGGCGGGATGCCGTGCGCCGCGCGATCCTGCGCGACGGGCTCGGCATGTTCGCCTGGTCGGATGCCGCGACCGCGTTCCGACGCCGATTGGCCCTGCTGCGGCGAGAGCTCGGCGGCCCGTGGCCCGACGTGTCGGATGCCGGGCTGCTCGGCACTCTCGATGACTGGCTCGCTCCCGAGCTCGACACCCTGGCGGGCGGCACCCCCGCAGCGCGAGTGGATCTGTCCTCGGCTCTGCGTCGACTGCTGCCCTGGCCCGAGGCGGCGCGCCTCGACGAGCTCGCACCCGAGCGCCTCGCGGTGCCGAGCGGATCCCGTATCCGCATCACCTACCCCGACCCGGACGACACCTCGGCACCCCCGGTCGTCGCTGTGAAGCTGCAGGAGTGCTTCGGCTGGGCCGAGACCCCTCGACTGGTCGACGGACGCGTGCCGGTGCTGTTCCATCTGCTGTCGCCCGCGGGGCGCCCTCTCGCGGTCACCGACGACCTCGCCTCGTTCTGGTCGGGCCCCTACGCCCAGGTTCGCGCGGAGATGCGAGGGCGCTACCCGAGGCATCCTTGGCCGGAGGACCCGTGGGCGGCCGTGCCCACGAAGCACACCAAGAACCGCGCCGCGCGCTGA
- a CDS encoding MFS transporter → MTKQQRWLLLATVTAGLLLITLDNSILYTALPTLTRELGATSTQGLWIINAYPLVMAGLLLGSGTLGDRIGHTRMFIIGLVIFGAASLLAAFSPTAEILIAARAILAVGAASMMPATLALIRTNFTIERERNIAIAIWGSASLVGGALGPILGGALLEFFWWGSVFLLNVPVVVAALIAVVMLRPANDTDRSKRWDAISSLQVMVGLVGTVFAIKEVGHNPPSIPVLIGAVVIAIVAFTVFVRRQRRLAQPLLEFSIFRNGAFSSGVLAAAFATFAVAGIQLATTQRFQLVAGFSPLEAGILVSAVAIGSLPTAILGGAFLHRTGLLALITGGLGFATIGAIVTILGFPTSFGLLVVGLVITGAGMGAAMSVASSAIIGNVPVQRAGMAAAVEEVSYEFGSLTAVALLGSTLSVVFSSTVRLPPGAPAGAREGITEALRLAEGDTSIITAASSAFDSAYLVVMVIVAVALAVATALSGVLLRTYRPGTRSQMHSEH, encoded by the coding sequence TTGACGAAGCAGCAGCGCTGGCTGTTGTTGGCGACGGTGACGGCAGGTCTGCTGCTGATCACGTTGGACAACTCGATCCTGTACACAGCGCTACCCACTTTGACGCGTGAACTGGGGGCAACGAGCACGCAGGGGTTGTGGATCATCAACGCGTATCCCTTGGTGATGGCGGGGCTGCTACTCGGCAGCGGCACGCTGGGTGACCGTATTGGCCACACTCGCATGTTCATCATCGGTCTCGTCATCTTCGGTGCGGCCTCGCTCTTGGCTGCGTTTTCTCCCACGGCGGAGATCCTGATCGCTGCCCGGGCCATCCTCGCCGTGGGCGCTGCGTCCATGATGCCGGCCACACTTGCACTGATCCGCACCAACTTCACCATCGAGCGCGAACGCAACATCGCCATCGCTATCTGGGGTAGCGCCTCCCTCGTCGGAGGAGCGCTCGGCCCGATCCTTGGAGGCGCGCTGTTGGAGTTCTTCTGGTGGGGTTCCGTCTTCCTCCTCAACGTCCCCGTCGTTGTCGCGGCTCTCATTGCAGTGGTGATGTTGCGTCCTGCCAACGACACAGACCGCTCCAAGAGATGGGATGCAATCTCCTCCCTCCAGGTGATGGTCGGCCTCGTGGGTACCGTGTTCGCGATCAAGGAAGTCGGCCACAACCCGCCCTCTATCCCTGTCTTGATAGGCGCCGTGGTGATTGCCATCGTCGCGTTCACCGTCTTCGTTCGCCGGCAGCGCCGCCTGGCTCAGCCCCTCCTAGAGTTCTCGATCTTCCGGAATGGGGCGTTCTCATCCGGAGTCCTCGCCGCTGCGTTCGCGACGTTCGCGGTCGCGGGCATCCAACTGGCGACAACGCAGCGCTTCCAACTCGTCGCTGGATTCAGCCCTCTTGAGGCGGGGATCCTTGTCTCCGCCGTCGCGATCGGCTCGTTGCCCACTGCAATTCTCGGCGGGGCATTCCTCCACCGGACTGGACTGCTCGCACTCATCACGGGAGGTCTCGGGTTCGCCACCATCGGCGCCATCGTGACCATTCTTGGGTTTCCGACTTCATTCGGGCTTCTGGTCGTCGGGCTGGTGATCACGGGAGCGGGAATGGGAGCCGCGATGTCGGTCGCCTCGTCGGCAATCATCGGCAATGTTCCCGTTCAGAGGGCCGGCATGGCGGCAGCCGTCGAAGAAGTCTCGTATGAGTTCGGCAGCCTCACTGCCGTTGCCCTCCTCGGAAGCACGCTGAGCGTTGTATTCAGCTCGACAGTGAGGCTGCCACCTGGGGCGCCTGCCGGTGCCCGCGAGGGCATCACCGAGGCTCTTCGTCTGGCCGAGGGCGACACCTCGATCATCACCGCTGCCTCGAGTGCGTTTGACTCCGCCTATCTGGTTGTTATGGTTATCGTCGCCGTCGCCCTCGCGGTCGCAACAGCTCTGAGCGGTGTGCTTCTACGGACGTACCGACCCGGGACTCGATCGCAGATGCACTCTGAACACTGA
- a CDS encoding TetR/AcrR family transcriptional regulator — translation MRTSKREMILDAALGVVGAHGVTAVTFESVAAASGLTKGGLLYHFASKDAMVLALHEHQAKLWEAQLIEALGRQPEEATEDERLAAYARVSAAGISGPELLLMLEASNDEALNRPWQDVVRRWTPDPRSINPNDPAALEKMAMLLAADGLWLHASTGADPMPTALREALAQHLSNSVRALNATP, via the coding sequence ATGCGTACAAGCAAACGCGAGATGATTCTTGATGCCGCGCTGGGTGTCGTCGGGGCCCACGGCGTCACCGCTGTCACCTTCGAGTCCGTAGCGGCGGCGTCCGGCCTCACCAAGGGTGGACTCCTCTACCACTTCGCGTCCAAAGACGCGATGGTCCTTGCGCTTCATGAGCACCAGGCGAAGCTCTGGGAGGCGCAGCTCATAGAGGCGCTCGGCCGTCAGCCAGAGGAAGCCACTGAGGACGAGCGTCTTGCCGCATACGCTCGTGTCAGCGCGGCAGGCATATCAGGACCCGAGCTTCTCCTTATGCTCGAGGCCTCCAACGACGAGGCTCTCAACCGGCCGTGGCAGGACGTCGTCCGTCGCTGGACGCCGGACCCGCGCAGCATCAACCCGAATGACCCGGCAGCTCTAGAAAAGATGGCCATGCTTCTTGCCGCCGACGGGCTCTGGCTTCATGCCTCGACGGGCGCGGACCCTATGCCCACTGCACTGCGCGAAGCCCTGGCGCAGCATCTTTCGAACTCTGTCAGGGCACTGAACGCGACGCCCTGA
- a CDS encoding MarR family winged helix-turn-helix transcriptional regulator, with protein sequence MTDRKLALEAWESLFRAQHELFTEMNTDFDDTDLGQAEYDVLLTVTRSPGMSARLRDVTANMLISQPSVSRLVDRMVARGLVSKCPDPDDGRGALIRATDAGVRQFRSVATVHGRSIAERMSRLDDAELKTLRDLAEKLRGR encoded by the coding sequence ATGACCGATCGCAAGCTCGCCCTCGAGGCCTGGGAGAGCCTGTTCCGTGCACAGCACGAGCTGTTCACGGAGATGAACACCGACTTCGATGACACCGATCTCGGGCAGGCGGAGTATGACGTGCTGCTCACGGTGACCCGCTCCCCCGGCATGTCGGCCCGCCTGCGCGACGTCACGGCGAACATGCTGATCAGCCAGCCGAGCGTCTCGCGCCTCGTCGACCGCATGGTCGCCCGCGGACTCGTCTCGAAGTGCCCCGACCCCGACGACGGGCGCGGTGCGCTGATCAGGGCCACCGACGCGGGTGTGCGCCAGTTCCGCAGCGTCGCCACGGTGCATGGCCGGTCGATCGCCGAGCGGATGTCGCGCCTCGACGACGCCGAGCTGAAGACGCTCCGCGATCTGGCGGAGAAGCTACGCGGTCGCTGA
- a CDS encoding ABC transporter permease — MNGGRMLATAARVLGQLRHDPRSIALMLIAPSLLVGLFAWLFSDQDGVFDQFGGAILALFPFIVMFLITSITTLRERRSGTLERLMTTPLGKADFILGYALAFGLMALLQAIITVSFAVGVCGLDVEGELWQLGLVAVVDALLGTALGLLASAFAQTEFQAVQFMPLLVFPQIILGGLFMPRDQMPDVLYAISGWLPLSYAIDTINAVTAGDEGWDVYGPLLVVVAFGVGALVLASLTLRRRTA, encoded by the coding sequence ATGAACGGCGGTCGGATGCTCGCCACCGCCGCCCGGGTGCTCGGACAGCTGCGGCACGATCCTCGGTCGATCGCGCTGATGCTGATCGCGCCGAGCCTGCTGGTCGGACTCTTCGCGTGGCTCTTCAGCGATCAGGACGGCGTGTTCGATCAGTTCGGGGGAGCGATCCTCGCGCTGTTCCCGTTCATTGTGATGTTCCTGATCACCTCGATCACCACTCTGCGGGAGCGACGCTCCGGCACGCTCGAACGTCTGATGACCACTCCGCTCGGCAAGGCCGACTTCATTCTCGGCTATGCCCTGGCGTTCGGGCTGATGGCGCTGCTGCAGGCGATCATCACCGTGTCGTTCGCGGTCGGCGTCTGCGGGCTCGACGTCGAGGGTGAGCTCTGGCAGCTCGGACTCGTCGCCGTCGTCGACGCTCTCCTGGGCACCGCCCTTGGGCTCCTCGCGAGCGCCTTCGCGCAGACCGAGTTCCAGGCGGTGCAGTTCATGCCGCTGCTCGTCTTCCCGCAGATCATCCTCGGCGGGCTCTTCATGCCGCGCGATCAGATGCCCGACGTGCTGTACGCCATCTCGGGCTGGCTGCCCCTGAGCTATGCGATCGACACGATCAACGCCGTCACGGCCGGCGACGAGGGGTGGGACGTGTACGGACCCCTGCTGGTCGTCGTCGCCTTCGGAGTCGGGGCGCTCGTCCTCGCATCGCTGACCCTGCGGCGTCGCACCGCGTGA
- a CDS encoding SPFH domain-containing protein, giving the protein MEIAGIVGILIIVGIGIAIAIVVLLILLLFARSWIKVARADEALVISGRKQKVQRAVISADGTTRDEMSESPVTVIVNGKSLVNPITQRHEIISLRSRQVSLNAEAQSLDSVTLNVDGVAIVKIGSDPILVRRAAERFASQDKAIEQFTTEQLEGALRGIVATLSVVELMRERKKFSDQIAADVSQELAEQGLILDSFQIKGITDKVGYIQSLGAPEIQAKRQSAEISQTNADRAINQKNIANQEANLVEQTALDTNTANANAGIGRARAEAEQAENLAREQAQQAVLQQQAENRQAQLDADVKRVADAQRYEAETRAQAELYTRERAAEAGAIEQVKQAEARTRIAEQQAQADKAKADGEAAAAIARATGEADALRAQAEAESEARRLRANAEADAIRAEGEARAAAVEAEAKAIASNQDAFLSQRVLDTLPSIMAEFSKGYAAIGSVSIIGGSGEDGASSVVGADSAKALKSVFDSVSAATGLDLASIIQGQAVGRGIGEGVAAASAPSTPTRQSAPTTPPPPAPPAPAAE; this is encoded by the coding sequence ATGGAGATCGCCGGAATCGTCGGCATCCTGATCATCGTCGGGATCGGCATAGCCATCGCTATCGTCGTCCTGCTCATCCTGCTGCTGTTCGCACGCAGCTGGATCAAGGTGGCTCGCGCCGATGAGGCGCTCGTCATCTCGGGGCGCAAGCAGAAGGTGCAGCGGGCCGTCATCTCGGCCGACGGCACGACCAGAGACGAGATGTCGGAGTCGCCCGTCACGGTCATCGTGAACGGCAAGTCCCTCGTCAACCCGATCACCCAGCGCCACGAGATCATCTCGCTGCGCTCGCGTCAGGTGTCGCTCAACGCCGAGGCCCAGTCGCTCGACAGCGTCACCCTCAACGTCGACGGCGTCGCCATCGTGAAGATCGGCTCCGACCCCATCCTCGTGCGCCGCGCCGCCGAGCGTTTCGCCTCGCAGGACAAGGCGATCGAGCAGTTCACCACTGAGCAGCTCGAAGGTGCGCTCCGTGGAATCGTCGCGACGCTGTCTGTCGTCGAGCTCATGCGCGAGCGCAAGAAGTTCTCCGACCAGATCGCCGCCGACGTCTCGCAGGAGCTCGCCGAGCAGGGTCTGATCCTCGACTCGTTCCAGATCAAGGGCATCACCGACAAGGTCGGCTACATCCAGTCGCTCGGTGCTCCCGAGATCCAGGCGAAGCGTCAGTCTGCCGAGATCTCGCAGACCAACGCCGACCGCGCGATCAACCAGAAGAACATCGCCAACCAGGAAGCCAACCTGGTCGAGCAGACGGCTCTCGACACGAACACCGCCAACGCCAACGCCGGCATCGGTCGGGCTCGCGCCGAGGCCGAGCAGGCCGAGAACCTCGCCCGCGAGCAGGCTCAGCAGGCCGTGCTGCAGCAGCAGGCGGAGAACCGCCAGGCCCAGCTCGACGCCGACGTCAAGCGCGTCGCCGACGCACAGCGCTATGAGGCAGAGACCCGGGCACAGGCCGAGCTCTACACGCGTGAGCGTGCGGCGGAGGCGGGCGCGATCGAGCAGGTGAAGCAGGCCGAGGCCCGCACCCGCATCGCCGAGCAGCAGGCGCAGGCCGACAAGGCCAAGGCCGACGGTGAGGCCGCAGCCGCGATCGCTCGAGCCACCGGTGAGGCCGACGCACTGCGCGCGCAGGCCGAGGCCGAGTCCGAGGCCCGCCGACTGCGTGCGAACGCCGAAGCAGACGCCATCCGCGCCGAGGGTGAGGCGCGAGCCGCCGCCGTCGAGGCAGAGGCGAAGGCCATCGCCTCGAACCAGGACGCGTTCCTGTCGCAGCGGGTGCTCGACACCCTGCCGTCGATCATGGCCGAGTTCTCGAAGGGCTACGCCGCGATCGGCAGCGTCTCGATCATCGGCGGCTCCGGCGAGGACGGCGCGTCGAGCGTCGTCGGCGCCGACAGCGCGAAGGCACTCAAGTCGGTGTTCGACAGCGTCAGCGCGGCGACCGGCCTCGACCTCGCGTCGATCATCCAGGGCCAGGCCGTGGGTCGCGGGATCGGCGAAGGCGTGGCTGCGGCATCCGCACCGTCGACGCCGACCCGCCAGTCTGCGCCGACCACCCCGCCGCCGCCGGCACCTCCGGCTCCCGCAGCGGAGTAG